The following nucleotide sequence is from Candidatus Cetobacterium colombiensis.
TAGACAAAATCGAATTCTATGAAAAAGTAATAATACTTTTGACTTTATATATTTTATTAAAATAATTATAGAGTTTTATAAGTATTTGGTAACGGTGGGAAAGTGAACGAAAGTAGAGAAAAGTTTAGTAACAAAATCGGATTTATTTTATCATGCGTAGGAGCAGCCATAGGGTTAGGAAATATTTGGCTTTTCTCTTGGAAGCTAGGAACGTATGGAGGAGCAGCTTTTTTAATACCATATTTTATATTCATGGGATTATTTGCTTATATAGGTTTAGTTGGAGAGATATCTTTTGGAAGAATGATGAAAAAGGGTGTTTTAGGTGTAGGAAAGCTAATGGAGAAAAAGAAAATTCCTTTGGCAAAACTCTTACCAATTGTGCCAATTATTTCTGTAGCGGGGATATTTACCTTTTATGTTATAGTGTTTGGATGGATAATAAAATATTTTGTGACATATTTAACTGTGGATATGAATGCCCTAAATTATGAGGAGTATTTTGGAAGTTTTGCAGGAAATAGTGAATCAATTTTATGGCATCTACTTGCTGTTGTAATAAGTGTAGGAGTAATCTCACTAGGAGTTATAAAGGGAATTGAAAAGATAAATAAAATTGTAATGCCACTTATGTTTTTAATTTTCTTTGGATTAATGATAAAGTCGTTAAGTCTTCCAGGAGCTATGGAAGGAGTAAAGTTTCTTTTAAATCCAGATTGGGAAAAACTTTTAAATCCAGTGACTTGGGTAATGGCCTTAGGTCAGGCATTTTTCACAGTGGGAGTTAGTGGATCAGCTCTTTTAGTGTATGGAAGTTATTTAGATAAAGATGTAAATATATCTGTAAGTGTAGTACAAACATGTATATTAGATACTTTAGCAGCACTGATGGCTGGATTTATAATTATCCCAGCAGCTTTTGCTTTTGGATATGGACCAGGAGCTGGACCAAGTTTACT
It contains:
- a CDS encoding sodium-dependent transporter, producing the protein MNESREKFSNKIGFILSCVGAAIGLGNIWLFSWKLGTYGGAAFLIPYFIFMGLFAYIGLVGEISFGRMMKKGVLGVGKLMEKKKIPLAKLLPIVPIISVAGIFTFYVIVFGWIIKYFVTYLTVDMNALNYEEYFGSFAGNSESILWHLLAVVISVGVISLGVIKGIEKINKIVMPLMFLIFFGLMIKSLSLPGAMEGVKFLLNPDWEKLLNPVTWVMALGQAFFTVGVSGSALLVYGSYLDKDVNISVSVVQTCILDTLAALMAGFIIIPAAFAFGYGPGAGPSLLFITLPSVFSNMAGGKILGIIFFLSVIFAAVSSAINQLEVPVEAVMEKFNFSRVKASVIVGGVLFLAGLPLDLNMNLFGTFADLMTIYLIPLGAIIILGFYFYGIDSKAIEYEIDLGAKHKVGKYIIKIGRYIFVPGVLIILILGVLYGGIG